The following coding sequences are from one Pyxidicoccus xibeiensis window:
- a CDS encoding S9 family peptidase — MRPFLFALVTLLAACASSPQPQPEPAPTATAPDATSTAGAPAMPSSPEPAAASGPAAPAAPEPTAPAAKVAPDVLAGEEAARVSELAARVTPLVDAFINAEPQFTRDGQRTLFISNRDGLPQLYVADAKRPDSPAKRLFAWSERVSQAMTTPDGKSLLFMSDKGADENWSIWKVGLDGSAPVELTSGEKLNRDNVFVPDLAPDTLYFSARPMSAAQTSVYAVPASGGEARAIHRDETPGFLTDVSRDGKSGLYVRYPSRSENFLVRIDLANGAVKQLYPREGKVSIFEARFSPDGKTAYVATDGGGEQAWLLALDAETGDEKARYVEKAPATALIQGVEVAKRGGAVGLSLDAGNRSEVRLLDGVTLRPRARVSMPLGQGGLDRFSEDGRRLTATWSTPTSPTDVWVIDTKTGKVSPLRREPRPSLREVPAIEASITSVPAHDGLQLPVNVFLPKKRAGKLPVIVSYHGGPSGNSKIKWSPSIAFFLSQGYAWVEPNVRGSSGFGRAFEEGDNGPARLAAFKDIEATGRWAASQPWADPDRVIIYGGSYGGYTVLIGLTRMPDLWRAGVNLFGVADLKTFMATTSGFIREIFLVEFGDPDKDAAFLASISPLKDADRIVDPLFVYAGANDPRVPRSESDLIVDALRARKVPVEYMVAENEGHSLARKENLIEFLARAARFLDVHAAPAQTSTRK, encoded by the coding sequence ATGCGCCCCTTCCTGTTCGCTCTCGTCACACTGCTCGCCGCCTGCGCGAGCTCGCCGCAGCCCCAGCCGGAGCCAGCCCCCACCGCCACCGCTCCCGACGCCACCTCCACGGCCGGTGCTCCGGCCATGCCCTCGTCGCCGGAGCCCGCCGCCGCTTCCGGACCGGCAGCGCCCGCCGCCCCAGAGCCCACCGCACCCGCCGCGAAGGTGGCCCCCGACGTGCTCGCCGGAGAGGAGGCGGCCCGTGTCTCCGAGCTCGCCGCCAGGGTCACCCCCCTGGTGGACGCGTTCATCAACGCCGAGCCGCAGTTCACCCGCGATGGCCAGCGCACCCTCTTCATCTCCAACCGCGACGGCCTGCCGCAGCTCTACGTCGCCGACGCGAAGCGCCCGGACTCGCCCGCGAAGCGGCTCTTCGCGTGGAGCGAGCGCGTCTCCCAGGCGATGACCACTCCGGACGGCAAGTCGCTCCTGTTCATGTCCGACAAGGGCGCCGATGAGAACTGGTCCATCTGGAAGGTCGGGCTCGATGGCTCCGCGCCGGTGGAGCTCACCTCGGGCGAGAAGCTCAACCGCGACAACGTCTTCGTGCCCGACCTGGCCCCGGACACCCTCTACTTCAGCGCCCGCCCGATGAGCGCGGCGCAGACCTCCGTGTATGCCGTGCCCGCCTCCGGCGGCGAGGCCCGCGCCATCCACCGTGACGAGACGCCCGGCTTCCTCACCGACGTCAGCCGCGACGGCAAGAGCGGCCTCTACGTGCGCTACCCGTCCCGCTCCGAGAACTTCCTCGTGCGCATCGACCTCGCGAACGGTGCCGTGAAGCAGCTCTACCCCCGCGAGGGCAAGGTCTCCATCTTCGAGGCCCGCTTCTCCCCCGACGGGAAGACGGCCTACGTCGCCACCGATGGCGGCGGCGAGCAGGCGTGGCTGCTCGCGCTCGACGCGGAGACCGGCGACGAGAAGGCCCGCTACGTGGAGAAGGCCCCCGCCACCGCGCTCATCCAGGGCGTCGAGGTCGCCAAGCGGGGTGGCGCCGTCGGCCTGTCGCTCGACGCCGGCAACCGCAGCGAGGTCCGCCTGCTCGATGGCGTCACGCTGAGGCCCCGCGCCCGCGTCTCCATGCCGCTGGGCCAGGGCGGCCTGGACCGCTTCTCCGAGGATGGCCGGCGGCTCACCGCCACCTGGTCCACCCCCACCTCTCCCACCGACGTGTGGGTCATCGACACGAAGACGGGCAAGGTGTCTCCGCTGCGCCGCGAGCCCCGCCCGTCCCTGCGCGAGGTGCCCGCCATCGAAGCGAGCATCACCTCCGTGCCCGCCCATGACGGGCTGCAGCTGCCCGTCAACGTCTTCCTCCCCAAGAAGCGCGCCGGGAAGCTGCCCGTCATCGTCAGCTACCATGGCGGGCCTTCCGGCAACTCGAAGATCAAGTGGTCGCCGTCCATCGCCTTCTTCCTGTCCCAGGGCTACGCGTGGGTGGAGCCCAACGTGCGCGGCTCCAGCGGCTTTGGCCGCGCCTTCGAGGAGGGCGACAACGGGCCTGCGCGCCTGGCGGCCTTCAAGGACATCGAGGCCACCGGCCGCTGGGCCGCGTCCCAGCCGTGGGCCGACCCGGACCGCGTCATCATCTACGGCGGCAGCTATGGCGGCTACACCGTGCTCATCGGCCTCACCCGCATGCCCGACCTGTGGCGCGCGGGCGTCAACCTGTTCGGCGTCGCCGACCTGAAGACCTTCATGGCCACCACCAGCGGCTTCATCCGGGAGATCTTCCTCGTCGAGTTCGGTGACCCCGACAAGGACGCCGCCTTCCTCGCGTCCATCTCCCCCTTGAAGGACGCCGACCGCATCGTCGACCCGCTGTTCGTCTATGCCGGCGCGAATGACCCGCGCGTGCCTCGCAGCGAGTCCGACCTCATCGTCGACGCGCTGCGCGCCCGCAAGGTCCCCGTCGAGTACATGGTCGCGGAGAACGAGGGCCACTCGCTCGCCCGCAAGGAGAACCTCATCGAGTTCCTCGCGCGCGCCGCCCGGTTCCTCGACGTCCACGCGGCGCCGGCCCAGACGTCGACGCGGAAGTAG
- a CDS encoding ice-binding family protein, whose amino-acid sequence MTLLPFASRHPSIQSSLATRLGIVLLTLAIAACGGTEDPKPTPAPTLTATSPVDSATSVPLNATLSASFDLAMEALTGTTFTLKQGATAVTGTVATSADGRTATFSPSSSLTASSVYTATITTGAKSAEGASLAAARSWSFTTGAAADTTPPQVSSTTPAAESAGVAINRKVTVSFNKAMDPLSLTSATFTVRQGAMQVPGTVAYGPGTTATFTPESALASSAILTASVSTDVKDLNGNRLASAFTWSFTTGTSAAMGPMPVSLGTAANYAILAKSGVSTVPASSVTGDIGLGPAAASYLTGFSLVADATNIFASSPQVVGRAYAANYAVPTPSNLTTAVGNMESAYTDAASRPTPDFLELGTGNLGGRTLAPGLYKWTSTVTLPTHVTISGGANDVWIFQTTGDLTVSAAQRITLSGGAQAKNIFWQVAGRTTLGAGSHFEGVLLCKTDVTLETGATMNGRILSQTQVALQKATVTQPPR is encoded by the coding sequence TTGACTCTCCTTCCCTTCGCTTCACGCCACCCGTCCATCCAAAGCAGCCTCGCGACCCGGCTCGGCATCGTCCTGCTGACGCTCGCCATCGCCGCCTGCGGCGGGACGGAGGACCCCAAGCCGACGCCAGCGCCGACACTCACCGCGACCTCCCCCGTGGACAGTGCCACCAGCGTGCCGCTCAACGCGACCCTCTCCGCCTCCTTCGACCTGGCCATGGAGGCCCTCACCGGGACGACCTTCACGCTGAAGCAGGGAGCGACTGCCGTCACGGGAACCGTGGCAACCAGCGCCGATGGGAGGACCGCGACCTTCTCACCCTCCAGCAGCCTGACCGCGAGCAGCGTCTACACCGCCACCATCACCACCGGGGCGAAGTCCGCGGAAGGCGCAAGCCTCGCGGCGGCCCGCTCCTGGAGCTTCACGACGGGCGCGGCGGCGGACACCACCCCGCCCCAGGTCAGCTCGACGACCCCCGCCGCCGAGAGCGCCGGTGTGGCCATCAACCGGAAGGTCACGGTGAGCTTCAACAAGGCGATGGACCCGCTCTCCCTCACCTCCGCCACCTTCACCGTCCGGCAGGGTGCCATGCAGGTGCCTGGCACCGTGGCCTACGGCCCCGGTACCACCGCGACGTTCACCCCCGAGAGCGCGCTGGCCTCCAGCGCCATCCTCACGGCCTCGGTGAGCACGGACGTCAAGGACCTGAACGGCAACCGACTGGCGAGCGCCTTCACGTGGAGCTTCACGACGGGCACCTCGGCCGCGATGGGCCCCATGCCGGTGTCGCTGGGGACAGCTGCCAACTACGCCATCCTGGCCAAGTCCGGCGTCTCCACAGTCCCGGCCTCCTCGGTGACGGGCGACATCGGGCTCGGTCCGGCCGCAGCGAGCTACCTCACCGGCTTCTCGCTGGTCGCGGACGCCACCAACATCTTCGCGTCCTCCCCCCAGGTTGTCGGCAGGGCCTACGCCGCCAACTACGCGGTGCCGACGCCCTCCAACCTGACCACGGCGGTGGGCAACATGGAGAGCGCCTACACCGACGCCGCCAGCCGGCCGACACCCGACTTCCTCGAGCTGGGCACCGGCAACCTCGGCGGGAGGACCCTGGCGCCGGGGCTCTACAAGTGGACGAGCACGGTGACCCTCCCGACCCACGTGACGATTTCGGGCGGCGCGAATGACGTGTGGATCTTCCAGACCACGGGAGACCTGACGGTCAGCGCGGCCCAGCGCATCACCCTGAGCGGCGGCGCGCAGGCGAAGAACATCTTCTGGCAGGTCGCCGGCCGGACGACGCTGGGCGCCGGCTCGCACTTCGAGGGCGTCCTGCTCTGCAAGACGGACGTCACGCTGGAGACGGGCGCGACGATGAACGGCCGCATCCTGTCCCAGACGCAGGTGGCCCTGCAGAAGGCCACTGTTACTCAGCCTCCCCGCTAA
- a CDS encoding sensor histidine kinase encodes MSQKQPERTQTDDSLRSERARTDRELEKKRASIEEDSDAVLARAHDRADEVLKTARAKADTTGIGASAALEVERTEEDRALAEERTTQAAQLTSERDERRRALAELLRFEREETDKDLLIERTGADAALVTRDDFLGMVSHDLRSLLGGIAVSTAFLVKEAPPDDSGKKVVKRAESIQRFTARMNRLIGDLLDVVSIEAGQLHVRAEPDDVTRVLQESVDVFQPAATAQGIALSLAGPPGPLLANFDRERILQVLANLLSNALKFTREGGRIELRAEPQGPWCRVSVTDTGSGIPPDQLDAVFVRFRQVNKFDRRGHGLGLHISKCIVEAHDGRIWAESSLGTGSTFHFTLPLAERG; translated from the coding sequence ATGAGTCAAAAGCAACCTGAGCGCACCCAGACAGATGACAGTCTTCGCAGCGAGCGCGCGAGGACGGATCGAGAGCTGGAGAAGAAGCGGGCCTCGATAGAGGAGGACTCGGACGCGGTCCTGGCCCGCGCTCACGACCGCGCGGATGAGGTGCTCAAGACCGCCCGCGCGAAGGCCGACACGACAGGCATCGGCGCCAGCGCCGCGCTCGAGGTCGAGCGGACCGAGGAGGACCGCGCCCTGGCCGAGGAGCGCACCACGCAGGCCGCTCAACTGACCAGCGAGCGTGACGAGCGGCGGCGAGCCCTCGCGGAGCTGCTCCGCTTCGAGCGTGAAGAGACCGACAAGGACCTGTTGATCGAGCGCACGGGGGCCGACGCCGCACTGGTCACCCGCGATGACTTTCTCGGGATGGTCAGCCATGACCTCCGCTCGCTGCTGGGCGGCATCGCGGTGAGTACGGCCTTCCTGGTGAAGGAGGCGCCCCCCGACGACAGCGGCAAGAAGGTCGTGAAGCGGGCCGAGAGCATCCAGCGCTTCACGGCGCGCATGAACCGCCTCATCGGCGACCTGCTGGACGTCGTCAGCATCGAGGCGGGCCAGCTCCATGTGCGTGCCGAGCCCGACGACGTCACCCGGGTGCTGCAGGAATCGGTCGACGTCTTCCAGCCCGCCGCCACGGCTCAAGGCATCGCGCTCTCGCTGGCCGGACCTCCCGGTCCGCTCCTCGCGAACTTCGATCGCGAGCGCATCCTCCAGGTCCTCGCGAACCTGCTGAGCAATGCCCTGAAGTTCACGAGGGAAGGCGGCCGCATCGAGCTTCGCGCGGAGCCACAGGGCCCATGGTGCAGGGTCTCCGTCACCGATACCGGCTCGGGAATTCCGCCTGACCAGCTGGACGCGGTCTTCGTGCGGTTCCGCCAGGTGAACAAGTTCGACCGCCGCGGGCACGGGCTCGGGTTGCACATCTCCAAGTGCATCGTCGAGGCGCATGACGGGCGAATCTGGGCGGAGAGCAGCCTGGGCACTGGCAGCACGTTCCACTTCACGCTGCCCCTCGCGGAGCGGGGCTGA
- a CDS encoding DUF1318 domain-containing protein, whose translation MNHRGLLLLLAALAAPGCIRAPEIVMVDRATALEDQASGSFKDVERRLARAGMSPTPVPLTPNQLEDLGMQPTQLVENINKTQADRVDELLRRHCVGETRDGLLVDTRRQCQAGRLSADDVALVERVNRARLQLWQWMRTVRPGVPEEALRRSWHQVHAQGVVCGGWVEAADGTWGEKKC comes from the coding sequence ATGAACCACCGCGGGTTGCTGCTGCTGCTGGCCGCCCTGGCCGCTCCCGGGTGCATCCGCGCCCCTGAAATCGTCATGGTCGACCGGGCGACGGCGCTCGAAGACCAGGCCTCGGGCTCGTTCAAGGACGTGGAGCGGCGGCTTGCTCGCGCGGGCATGAGCCCGACGCCGGTGCCGCTCACCCCCAACCAGCTGGAGGACCTGGGCATGCAGCCCACGCAGCTGGTCGAGAACATCAACAAGACGCAGGCGGACCGCGTCGACGAGCTGCTGCGGCGCCACTGCGTGGGCGAGACGCGGGATGGGCTGCTGGTGGACACCCGGCGCCAGTGCCAGGCCGGACGCCTGTCGGCCGATGACGTCGCCCTGGTGGAGCGGGTGAACCGTGCCCGGCTGCAGCTGTGGCAGTGGATGCGGACGGTCCGCCCCGGCGTGCCGGAAGAGGCGCTGCGCCGGAGCTGGCACCAGGTGCACGCGCAAGGGGTCGTCTGCGGCGGCTGGGTGGAAGCCGCGGACGGCACCTGGGGAGAGAAGAAGTGCTGA
- a CDS encoding translocation/assembly module TamB domain-containing protein, whose amino-acid sequence MESPGAGRPRRRSARIIAGVLLVLVAPLALVLLTALVALHNLDRPWLKQRVVSQVEEATGLQLDYQTARVALLSGLRLEGLVVRTPPPFQRIAPELLRIGTLEVQWSLGALLGSPARVGQVAARDVVIHLVADDAGPTSLTELTGPEAPEPAPVEAPLGASQQLAAFLASAPPFEKVALSGVSLSYLRVRNGEVLERWSLRGLAATVEAKHQDDGWKLFAELGQSGGALPLELSREGPALPPAQAQLELALSAEAGASDARVRVDLEVARQTFDTRFTVRPLLHGSASAKFDGEKRHIVIELDRTRLTDSAEVQGRVVLPDASEVPPVVTQARAEVDLGRLLQWVPADLRPFSLERGKVQLDAREVTLSAVPQLGAQGSIGLDVDVAALQLAQDGTRVTLGGGRVSLTATPDAPQGLAARLTFALQGLDVRSPTTLRVPKASGELTARQLRPDLSSPLQVAGDAALSGKMEALDVRTAGLRATAERLGFQLQAPLGGQPPFTLKADVPVGGLQVFTADGREVLKGPVHVKLDASEVFPRPDEPRRSRARARLKLDVGTLHASLDATKGADTLAYTLDVQTPDLVAARPFIPESVAARLPWKQLAVSLASTGKLAALFSPSPRLEHRTELRLQRPGWDDMSASNVALVMRSQGDTWRQQGDVDLRVEGLRIGESDAGPQHQTLTLDVDRRKPSLRLGLTGHAGLKLAVDAALAFDRKARALRVDAKGDLPPLGALSPLLAKARVPAELETSRLGLNVEVHGTLVGVITDITSDGLLKLTPDPLQTAGFEGTAVVDARGIRWRQPAWSLNVPTVHWQAESHIDGPRRSVHSTLTAERISVGLSDRRLAFSDVSTDTTATFSEQWAAHDFELKHRVKVRTLEQKPALPYPLQDLEASFSALHTPNGIVHVPDLQLSSAGTGTQLKVKGRLDLSDNRRRLALQGELEQDLSRLAQPGRLESSGKARVDFRVASPDLVVFRTLSNLFFHDVNVRLPESGIAIQALDGNVPVTENVEFSQGQLQLMSDVDVNPYSMLRFADQHPLITRSGFMSVGSITTPLISIAPLAGNLSISQSVVSMSQLELGVRGGHVTGRGVLDWKGAHSTLEAHVRATGVKSSRGEPFDGNAAVVISGKDRSVNGRAEILRIGNRHLLDLLDLEDPHHADPATNRVRYALSLGYPEHVRVSFNHGFGRLSIAMGGPARLLSIDEIRGIPMGPILDRVISSLSLSEAMP is encoded by the coding sequence ATGGAATCCCCCGGAGCTGGACGACCTCGCCGGCGGTCGGCTCGAATCATCGCAGGCGTGCTCCTCGTTCTCGTGGCGCCCCTCGCGCTGGTGCTGCTCACGGCGCTGGTCGCGCTGCACAACCTCGACCGTCCCTGGCTGAAGCAGCGCGTCGTCTCCCAGGTGGAAGAGGCTACGGGCCTGCAGCTGGACTACCAGACCGCCCGGGTCGCCCTGCTCTCGGGGCTGCGACTGGAAGGGCTGGTGGTGCGCACCCCGCCGCCGTTCCAGCGCATCGCACCCGAGCTGCTGCGCATCGGCACGCTGGAGGTGCAGTGGTCGCTCGGCGCGTTGCTGGGCAGTCCCGCCCGTGTCGGACAGGTCGCAGCGCGGGACGTGGTCATCCACCTGGTGGCCGACGATGCAGGGCCCACGTCGCTCACGGAGCTGACAGGGCCGGAAGCCCCCGAGCCGGCACCCGTCGAAGCCCCCCTCGGAGCCTCCCAGCAGCTCGCGGCGTTCCTCGCGTCCGCGCCTCCCTTCGAGAAGGTCGCGCTGTCGGGTGTGTCGCTGAGCTACCTCCGCGTCCGGAACGGCGAGGTGCTGGAGCGCTGGTCCCTGCGGGGGCTCGCGGCCACGGTCGAAGCAAAGCATCAAGACGATGGCTGGAAGCTCTTCGCGGAGCTGGGCCAGAGCGGCGGGGCCCTTCCACTGGAGCTGAGCCGTGAAGGCCCTGCCCTTCCTCCGGCGCAGGCCCAGTTGGAGCTGGCACTCTCGGCGGAGGCCGGCGCGTCGGACGCGCGCGTGCGGGTGGACCTCGAGGTCGCGCGGCAGACCTTCGATACGCGGTTCACGGTCCGCCCCCTGCTCCACGGCTCGGCCTCGGCGAAGTTCGATGGCGAGAAGCGGCACATCGTCATCGAGCTGGACCGCACCCGGCTGACCGATAGCGCCGAAGTACAAGGCCGGGTGGTGCTTCCGGATGCGTCCGAGGTTCCGCCCGTCGTGACGCAGGCCCGGGCGGAGGTCGACCTCGGACGGCTGCTGCAGTGGGTTCCCGCCGACTTGCGGCCCTTCTCCCTCGAGCGCGGCAAGGTGCAGCTGGACGCCCGGGAGGTCACCCTCAGCGCCGTGCCACAGCTGGGAGCCCAGGGCAGCATCGGGCTGGACGTCGACGTCGCGGCGCTCCAGCTCGCCCAGGACGGGACTCGGGTGACGCTCGGCGGTGGACGCGTCTCCCTGACGGCGACTCCGGACGCCCCGCAGGGGCTGGCTGCTCGGCTCACCTTCGCGCTCCAGGGGCTCGATGTCCGGAGCCCCACCACGCTGCGTGTTCCGAAGGCCTCCGGTGAGCTGACGGCGCGGCAGCTGCGGCCCGACCTCTCATCGCCCCTCCAGGTCGCGGGGGATGCCGCCCTGTCCGGAAAAATGGAGGCCCTGGACGTCCGTACCGCCGGCCTTCGTGCGACGGCGGAGCGGCTGGGCTTCCAGCTCCAGGCGCCCCTGGGAGGCCAGCCCCCCTTCACGCTGAAGGCGGACGTGCCCGTGGGGGGGCTCCAGGTCTTCACCGCGGATGGACGCGAGGTGCTGAAGGGCCCCGTGCACGTGAAGCTCGACGCGTCGGAGGTGTTCCCCCGCCCGGACGAGCCGCGCCGCAGCCGCGCCCGCGCCCGGCTGAAGCTCGACGTCGGCACCCTGCACGCGTCGCTGGATGCCACCAAGGGGGCCGACACGCTGGCGTACACCCTGGACGTCCAGACCCCGGACCTCGTGGCCGCGCGGCCCTTCATCCCCGAGTCGGTCGCCGCACGCCTTCCCTGGAAGCAGCTGGCCGTGAGCCTGGCCTCCACGGGCAAGCTGGCGGCGCTCTTCTCCCCCTCGCCACGGCTGGAGCACCGGACGGAGCTGCGCCTGCAGCGACCGGGCTGGGACGACATGTCGGCCAGCAACGTCGCCCTCGTGATGCGCTCGCAAGGAGACACCTGGCGGCAGCAGGGCGACGTGGACCTTCGCGTCGAGGGGCTGCGCATCGGTGAGAGCGACGCGGGTCCCCAGCACCAGACGCTGACGCTGGACGTGGATCGCCGGAAGCCGTCGCTCCGGCTGGGGCTCACCGGCCATGCCGGGCTGAAGCTCGCGGTGGATGCCGCCCTGGCGTTCGACCGCAAGGCCCGCGCGCTTCGCGTGGATGCGAAGGGCGACCTTCCGCCCCTCGGTGCCCTGTCACCGCTCCTGGCCAAGGCCCGGGTGCCCGCGGAGCTGGAGACCTCGCGGCTCGGCCTGAACGTCGAGGTGCATGGCACGCTGGTCGGCGTCATCACGGACATCACCTCCGACGGGCTCCTGAAGCTGACTCCCGACCCGCTGCAGACCGCCGGCTTCGAGGGAACGGCGGTGGTCGACGCGCGCGGCATCCGCTGGCGACAGCCGGCCTGGTCGCTCAACGTCCCCACGGTGCATTGGCAGGCCGAGTCACACATCGATGGACCACGGCGAAGCGTCCACAGCACCCTGACAGCGGAGCGAATCTCCGTGGGCCTGAGCGACCGCCGGCTGGCCTTCTCCGACGTGTCCACCGACACCACCGCCACGTTCAGCGAGCAGTGGGCAGCGCACGACTTCGAGCTGAAGCACCGCGTGAAGGTCCGCACGCTCGAGCAGAAGCCGGCGCTGCCCTACCCGCTCCAGGACCTGGAAGCGTCCTTCTCCGCGCTCCACACGCCCAATGGCATCGTCCACGTCCCCGACCTGCAGCTGTCCAGTGCGGGAACAGGAACTCAGCTGAAGGTGAAGGGCCGGCTCGACCTCAGCGACAACCGGCGCCGCCTGGCGCTCCAGGGAGAGCTGGAGCAGGACCTGTCCAGGCTGGCGCAGCCCGGCCGCCTCGAGAGCAGCGGAAAGGCCCGGGTCGACTTCCGGGTGGCTTCGCCCGACCTGGTGGTCTTCCGGACCCTCTCCAACCTGTTCTTCCACGACGTGAATGTGCGCCTGCCCGAGTCGGGAATCGCCATCCAGGCGCTGGATGGCAACGTGCCGGTGACCGAGAACGTGGAGTTCTCCCAGGGCCAGCTCCAGCTGATGAGCGACGTCGACGTGAACCCCTACTCGATGCTCCGCTTCGCCGATCAGCACCCGTTGATTACGCGCAGCGGCTTCATGTCGGTCGGCAGCATCACCACGCCGCTCATCTCCATTGCGCCCCTGGCCGGAAACCTGTCCATCAGCCAGAGCGTGGTCTCCATGAGTCAGCTGGAGCTGGGCGTCCGAGGGGGGCACGTCACCGGACGCGGCGTGCTGGACTGGAAGGGTGCACACTCCACCCTGGAGGCGCATGTGCGAGCCACCGGGGTGAAGTCGTCCCGGGGCGAGCCCTTCGACGGGAATGCCGCCGTGGTCATCTCCGGCAAGGACCGCAGCGTCAACGGACGCGCGGAAATCCTGCGCATCGGCAACCGCCACCTGCTCGACCTGCTCGACCTCGAGGACCCGCACCATGCGGACCCCGCCACCAACCGCGTCCGCTACGCGCTGAGCCTGGGCTACCCGGAGCACGTGCGGGTGAGCTTCAACCACGGCTTCGGCCGCCTGAGCATCGCCATGGGTGGCCCCGCCAGGCTGCTCAGCATCGACGAGATTCGAGGCATCCCCATGGGTCCCATCCTCGACCGGGTCATCAGCTCCCTGTCCCTTTCGGAGGCCATGCCATGA